The following proteins are co-located in the Prinia subflava isolate CZ2003 ecotype Zambia chromosome 16, Cam_Psub_1.2, whole genome shotgun sequence genome:
- the RPS14 gene encoding small ribosomal subunit protein uS11, whose translation MAPRKGKEKKEEQVISLGPQVAEGENVFGVCHIFASFNDTFVHVTDLSGKETICRVTGGMKVKADRDESSPYAAMLAAQDVAQRCKELGITALHIKLRATGGNRTKTPGPGAQSALRALARSGMKIGRIEDVTPIPSDSTRRKGGRRGRRL comes from the exons ATGGCACCTCGTAAGGgcaaggagaagaaggaagagcagGTCATCAGCCTGGGACCACAGGTTGCTGAAGGAGAGAATGTGTTTGGCGTCTGCCACATCTTTGCCTCCTTCAATGACACTTTTGTCCATGTGACCGACCTGTCTGGCAA GGAAACCATCTGCCGTGTGACCGGTGGCATGAAGGTGAAGGCAGACAGAGATGAGTCCTCTCCCTACGCAGCCATGCTGGCGGCCCAGGACGTGGCCCAGAGGTGCAAGGAGCTGGGCATCACCGCCCTGCACATCAAGCTGCGTGCAACTGGGGGCAACAG GACCAAGACTCCTGGACCCGGTGCTCAGTCAGCCCTGAGAGCTCTGGCCCGCTCTGGAATGAAGATCGGCCGCATTG AGGATGTCACCCCCATCCCCTCCGACAGCACTCGCAGGAAGGGTGGTCGCCGTGGACGTCGTCTGTAA